One segment of Anaerolineae bacterium DNA contains the following:
- a CDS encoding glycosyltransferase family 4 protein, translated as QLRLEDDCIFLGHVPVEHLLYLYNAADVLVHPAFYEGFGLPPLEAMSCGTPVIVSNVSAMPEIVGDAGLLIDPHDVEDLTVAIWRALTDEALRVQMRERGLARAKLFSWEKAAEQTLAVYRQVAGQAA; from the coding sequence CCAGCTCCGCCTGGAGGACGACTGCATCTTCCTGGGCCATGTGCCGGTCGAGCATCTGCTCTATCTCTACAACGCCGCCGATGTGCTCGTCCATCCCGCCTTCTACGAGGGGTTCGGCCTGCCCCCACTGGAGGCCATGTCCTGCGGCACCCCGGTCATCGTCTCGAACGTGTCGGCCATGCCGGAAATCGTGGGGGATGCCGGCCTGCTCATTGACCCCCACGATGTGGAAGACCTGACCGTCGCGATCTGGCGCGCCCTAACGGACGAGGCTCTGCGCGTCCAGATGCGCGAGCGCGGATTGGCGCGGGCCAAGCTCTTCTCCTGGGAAAAGGCCGCCGAACAGACCCTGGCCGTGTACCGCCAGGTCGCCGGCCAGGCCGCATAG